In Woeseia oceani, one DNA window encodes the following:
- a CDS encoding TonB-dependent receptor domain-containing protein, giving the protein MTSWSRLVGGLRAIGFSALASMATTAAADEAQPEEIVVTASGFEQKVTDAPASISVISREEILTRPNVNLLDMLKYQEGIDIGTTRDKTGQGSVSMRGLTGEYTLYLIDGKRQNNHGDIYPNNFGGNAFGHMPAPQAIERIEVIRGPASTLYGADALGGVINVITRQDIDEWYANVNVAGTMQDNSDFGSDYKADFSAAGPLIDNKLALGLRGTFYESEASSPQFAPAVDPAGGVHYRSLGFGGGGRTVDSETAEYGVTLTYTLDDRNRLRFDYDSSSQVYDNTPFINPDTGELSYPLGTKDNIEALWRTSGGQVSPRAGYAADQEFTRDWLSLAYNGDWNFGTSYVSLSYVDTANEGRTLPMTVAERLLLQEIYDGTGAYAGMTEDERRDLAETTFLPRPARPLASSQFTLDARLDIPFEANGNHVLVIGAQAIDGELEDGVFGMESGNPGGVQDQTMYSLFVEDSWTLASPFTVTAGVRYDNHDIFGSQVSPRLYGVYTLNDNWTVKGGVATGYKTPLTTDLYDGITGFGGQGTSPFAGNPDLTPETSVNSEIALYWNSDGGHRFNATYFNTRFDDKIARGDTVYSCATTGGARPCVNLGSYEALGYATYSQKINIDKVSVQGVELAGRWLISDKWSLNANYTWTDSEQESGPSEGQPLTNTAEHMANTTLEWMLLDNLTLSLQGEFRSDRFRDWDSVQDRALFYKNYQLINLGVNYSITENITINGRVNNLFDEDFTSYTTAFVDLNGDSLYTLDDEVIFTDDYNVKDAARNFWMSVQVQF; this is encoded by the coding sequence ATGACCAGCTGGTCTCGATTGGTAGGCGGGCTCAGGGCTATCGGCTTTAGTGCTTTGGCTTCGATGGCCACCACAGCGGCGGCGGACGAAGCCCAGCCAGAAGAAATCGTTGTCACGGCGTCCGGTTTCGAACAGAAAGTAACGGATGCTCCGGCGAGTATTTCGGTCATCAGCCGGGAGGAAATTCTTACCCGGCCCAACGTCAATCTGCTCGACATGCTGAAGTATCAGGAAGGCATCGACATTGGCACGACGCGCGACAAGACTGGCCAGGGTAGCGTCAGCATGCGCGGGTTGACCGGCGAATACACACTCTATTTGATCGACGGCAAGCGTCAGAATAACCACGGCGATATTTATCCGAATAACTTCGGTGGCAACGCATTTGGTCACATGCCGGCGCCGCAGGCTATTGAACGAATTGAGGTCATCCGCGGTCCTGCATCGACTCTTTACGGAGCGGATGCGTTGGGCGGTGTGATCAATGTCATCACGAGACAGGACATTGACGAATGGTACGCTAATGTGAATGTTGCTGGCACGATGCAGGACAACAGTGACTTCGGAAGCGACTACAAAGCGGACTTCTCCGCTGCCGGCCCGCTAATCGACAACAAGCTGGCGCTCGGTCTTCGCGGCACTTTTTACGAGAGTGAAGCGTCGTCACCGCAATTCGCACCGGCAGTCGATCCCGCAGGCGGTGTGCACTATCGCAGCTTGGGATTCGGCGGCGGCGGCCGCACTGTTGACAGTGAAACTGCTGAATACGGGGTGACGTTGACGTACACCCTGGACGACCGAAACAGGCTGCGCTTCGACTATGACAGCTCCAGCCAGGTCTACGACAACACACCGTTCATCAACCCGGATACCGGTGAATTGAGTTATCCACTAGGCACCAAAGACAATATCGAAGCCCTGTGGCGTACCAGCGGCGGGCAAGTCAGTCCACGCGCCGGCTATGCAGCGGACCAGGAATTCACCCGCGACTGGTTGTCGCTGGCCTACAACGGCGACTGGAACTTCGGAACGAGCTATGTCTCATTGTCTTACGTCGATACCGCGAACGAGGGCCGCACACTACCGATGACCGTTGCCGAGCGCCTCCTACTTCAGGAAATTTATGACGGTACCGGTGCGTACGCCGGCATGACCGAAGACGAGCGCAGAGACCTCGCGGAAACTACCTTTCTTCCCCGTCCCGCCCGTCCACTGGCAAGCAGCCAGTTCACACTGGATGCACGCCTCGACATTCCCTTTGAAGCCAACGGCAATCATGTTCTGGTGATTGGCGCACAGGCTATCGACGGAGAATTGGAAGACGGCGTATTTGGTATGGAGAGTGGCAATCCTGGCGGTGTTCAAGACCAGACGATGTACTCATTGTTCGTGGAAGACAGCTGGACGCTGGCGAGCCCGTTTACGGTCACCGCCGGAGTGCGTTACGACAACCACGATATTTTCGGTAGTCAGGTATCGCCGCGTTTGTACGGCGTCTACACCCTCAACGACAACTGGACTGTCAAAGGTGGCGTAGCCACCGGTTACAAGACGCCGCTGACGACCGATTTGTATGACGGCATTACCGGATTTGGTGGGCAAGGAACGTCACCGTTCGCCGGAAACCCGGATCTGACACCTGAAACCAGTGTTAACAGCGAGATCGCGTTGTACTGGAACAGCGACGGTGGCCACCGATTCAATGCCACTTATTTCAACACCAGGTTCGACGACAAAATTGCCCGCGGCGACACGGTCTACAGTTGTGCCACCACAGGCGGGGCCCGCCCGTGCGTAAACCTCGGCAGCTACGAAGCACTGGGCTACGCGACCTACAGTCAGAAAATAAACATCGACAAAGTCTCCGTGCAGGGTGTCGAACTGGCCGGTCGCTGGTTGATCAGTGACAAGTGGTCACTCAATGCGAACTACACGTGGACCGACAGCGAACAGGAGAGTGGCCCATCCGAAGGTCAGCCGTTAACAAACACGGCTGAGCACATGGCCAACACTACCCTGGAATGGATGCTGCTCGACAACCTGACATTGTCACTGCAGGGCGAATTCCGCTCCGATCGCTTTCGTGACTGGGACAGTGTGCAGGACAGGGCGCTATTCTATAAGAACTACCAGCTGATCAATCTGGGCGTCAACTACAGCATCACTGAAAACATCACTATCAACGGCCGGGTCAACAACCTGTTCGACGAAGACTTCACGTCCTACACGACCGCCTTTGTTGATCTTAACGGTGACAGTCTCTACACACTGGACGACGAAGTGATATTCACGGACGACTACAACGTAAAAGATGCCGCCCGAAACTTCTGGATGAGTGTGCAGGTTCAATTCTGA
- a CDS encoding DUF418 domain-containing protein, with translation MLLFFGYGFGLMGQFPFYSIPLVAGLFLLVQWRLSHLWLHRRPQGPLEAIWKRLSYGRVSSH, from the coding sequence GTGCTGCTGTTTTTTGGCTACGGCTTTGGCCTAATGGGCCAGTTTCCCTTCTATTCCATACCGTTGGTCGCGGGCCTGTTTCTGTTGGTTCAATGGCGGCTCAGTCACCTTTGGCTGCATAGGAGACCTCAGGGGCCTTTGGAAGCAATATGGAAACGGCTTAGTTACGGCAGAGTATCAAGTCACTAA
- a CDS encoding TonB-dependent receptor domain-containing protein, with product MKFKDGRQGLRKAGAGLLPVAVMLAIGTAGAQENTAGQSANDEPLEEVTVTGTRVVRDGFESPTPVTVLGQESLDEMGVTVVADAVNRLPMFSGSVTTRNASTTISGGSAGVNTLSLRGLGPNRTLTLLNGKRIVTSQYRNRDNNGGAVDTNEFPSGLIERVEVVTGGASAAYGSDALAGVVNFILDTDYTGFKGSVQGGATTHGDGENVMGTFTAGLPFADGRGHFLFNAEHAYQAAIPYNDRDWAQTSYAFISNPDYAPGNGQPRHLTVTDAGLSVATRGGLIVGCATAPGVACPLRGTQFLEGGTPASFQFGSLISGPVMVGGDWEQSRVNTDMSLALQLVRDTAFSHVRYDIGSSTTAYATVHWAHTEGENKQSAPNFNLGNVTILSGNPFIPAAVQAEMTAAGIPSFTLGTTNFDLPNFGARNDRTLKRYVAGIEGEVNFADSNWQWDAYYSKSQHDIISRSTNNEIVPRYRLAVDAVESGGQIVCRINADADPSNDDPACHPYNPMGMGVNSQLAVGYVVGTGWADTLLEQDVFAMSAAGEPFSSWAGPVSVAFGLEHRTEKLSGTASDLDEADSFLVANYHGTSGKYDVTEGFLETVVPLANGQPFADLLDLNASVRWTDYSTSGKVTTWKVGTSWSPVEDIRFRVTRSRDIRAPYLGELFDAGLFGAATPLDDPFSGTTHGVSSRTTGNPNLKPEEADTTGIGAVFTPSFLPGFAASVDYYSIDIEGAIATLGRDGYVARCFAGDQALCDFIDFAPDGSVEFVHVQPANVNSQSTSGVDVELSYTFPMSGIFSGLDGDLSLRALATFVDTLETQDSFGVVTDGAGVNADNMGTGAGFTLFGPDFRYLMSATYDSHPLRATLTMRGIGSGVYNNNLIECATNCPTSTAANPTINNNHVDSVTYFDLSFNYSMFDDSTEVFFVAENLLDEDPPLIAGGIFGPGNAQFYNGLGRMLRAGVRVSF from the coding sequence ATGAAATTTAAAGATGGACGTCAGGGCTTGAGAAAAGCCGGCGCCGGATTATTGCCGGTTGCGGTAATGCTTGCAATCGGTACGGCCGGTGCGCAGGAGAACACGGCTGGTCAGAGTGCCAACGATGAACCTCTGGAAGAGGTTACCGTTACCGGTACACGCGTAGTACGTGATGGCTTCGAGTCGCCGACTCCGGTCACTGTCCTCGGCCAGGAATCGCTCGATGAAATGGGCGTAACCGTAGTTGCAGACGCAGTTAACCGGCTGCCGATGTTCTCGGGCAGCGTCACCACTCGCAATGCTTCCACCACCATCAGCGGCGGTTCTGCCGGTGTTAATACCCTGAGCCTCAGGGGGCTCGGTCCGAACCGGACACTGACGCTGCTGAACGGCAAGCGTATCGTGACCTCGCAGTACCGTAATCGCGACAACAACGGCGGTGCCGTCGATACCAACGAATTTCCCAGCGGCTTGATCGAGCGTGTCGAAGTGGTTACCGGTGGTGCATCCGCCGCGTACGGCTCTGATGCACTTGCAGGCGTGGTCAATTTTATTCTGGATACCGACTACACCGGCTTTAAGGGCAGTGTTCAGGGTGGTGCAACGACTCACGGCGATGGTGAGAACGTCATGGGCACCTTCACCGCAGGCTTGCCGTTCGCCGATGGTCGCGGGCACTTTCTGTTCAATGCCGAACATGCTTATCAGGCGGCTATCCCGTACAACGACCGGGATTGGGCTCAGACATCGTATGCTTTCATAAGCAACCCGGATTACGCACCCGGCAATGGCCAGCCGCGACACCTGACCGTCACGGATGCGGGCCTGTCCGTCGCCACCCGCGGTGGTTTGATTGTCGGCTGCGCGACAGCACCCGGAGTGGCGTGTCCTTTACGCGGCACCCAGTTCCTGGAAGGCGGGACACCCGCTTCGTTCCAGTTTGGCTCTCTTATAAGTGGTCCGGTGATGGTCGGTGGTGACTGGGAGCAGTCCCGAGTGAACACGGACATGAGCCTGGCACTGCAACTGGTACGCGATACAGCTTTCTCACACGTCAGATACGATATTGGCAGCTCCACCACCGCTTACGCGACGGTGCACTGGGCGCATACGGAAGGCGAAAACAAGCAGTCTGCGCCCAATTTCAACCTGGGCAACGTCACCATCCTTTCGGGCAACCCGTTTATTCCCGCAGCTGTACAGGCGGAAATGACGGCAGCCGGTATCCCGTCGTTTACCCTGGGTACGACGAATTTCGATTTGCCCAACTTCGGCGCACGAAACGATCGCACGTTGAAGCGTTACGTGGCAGGTATCGAAGGTGAAGTAAACTTTGCGGACAGCAACTGGCAGTGGGATGCGTACTACTCGAAGAGTCAGCACGACATCATCTCCAGATCGACCAACAATGAGATCGTTCCACGCTACCGCTTAGCTGTAGATGCCGTCGAGTCTGGCGGCCAGATCGTTTGCCGCATCAATGCCGATGCTGACCCATCCAATGACGATCCGGCTTGCCACCCTTATAACCCGATGGGTATGGGTGTGAACTCGCAACTGGCGGTTGGCTATGTTGTCGGCACCGGCTGGGCCGATACGCTCCTTGAACAGGACGTCTTTGCCATGAGTGCTGCGGGCGAACCGTTCTCGAGCTGGGCAGGCCCTGTGTCTGTTGCCTTCGGCCTTGAGCATCGGACAGAAAAGCTGAGCGGCACCGCAAGTGACCTCGATGAAGCGGACAGCTTCCTTGTCGCCAACTATCACGGTACCTCAGGTAAGTACGACGTTACGGAAGGTTTCCTCGAGACTGTTGTACCTTTGGCAAACGGTCAGCCTTTCGCTGATTTGCTGGACCTGAATGCTTCGGTACGTTGGACGGACTACAGCACTTCCGGCAAGGTCACTACCTGGAAGGTCGGCACGAGCTGGTCGCCCGTAGAAGACATCCGCTTTCGTGTGACCCGTTCGCGCGATATCCGGGCACCGTATTTGGGTGAGCTGTTTGACGCCGGTCTTTTCGGCGCGGCGACGCCTCTGGACGATCCGTTCAGTGGCACAACGCACGGCGTATCGTCGCGGACAACCGGCAACCCGAATCTTAAGCCTGAAGAAGCCGATACGACCGGTATTGGCGCCGTATTCACGCCGTCATTCCTGCCCGGCTTTGCCGCGTCCGTTGACTACTACAGCATCGATATTGAAGGCGCGATCGCAACGCTGGGCCGCGACGGCTATGTCGCCCGGTGCTTCGCCGGTGATCAGGCATTGTGTGACTTCATCGACTTTGCTCCCGACGGTTCCGTGGAGTTTGTCCATGTACAGCCGGCAAACGTTAACTCGCAATCAACAAGTGGTGTTGATGTCGAGCTGAGTTACACGTTCCCGATGTCCGGCATTTTCTCCGGCCTGGACGGGGATCTGTCATTGCGCGCTTTGGCCACGTTTGTGGACACACTCGAAACGCAGGACAGTTTCGGTGTTGTCACTGACGGCGCCGGCGTTAACGCGGACAATATGGGAACCGGAGCCGGTTTCACGTTGTTTGGTCCGGACTTCCGTTATCTCATGTCCGCGACTTATGACAGTCATCCGCTCCGCGCAACTCTGACTATGCGGGGCATCGGTTCCGGCGTTTACAATAACAACCTTATTGAATGCGCTACGAATTGTCCGACGTCTACGGCAGCGAATCCGACAATCAACAACAATCACGTCGATTCAGTGACGTACTTCGATCTTTCGTTCAACTATTCAATGTTTGACGATTCAACCGAGGTATTCTTTGTCGCCGAGAACCTGCTTGATGAAGACCCACCGCTTATTGCGGGCGGCATCTTCGGACCGGGCAATGCCCAGTTTTACAACGGCCTCGGTCGGATGCTGCGTGCCGGTGTGCGCGTGAGCTTTTAA
- a CDS encoding DUF1592 domain-containing protein: MHSLLKTTVRGTAIGLLAAVTLVACSGPGEPEAPGTEPRMRLITTAQYINSLKYVFGPSVHTQGEFSPAARTDGLLANGAAIAGVNTSQLEQFQRAAASAAAQVVNEEHRDYLIPCKPAAEDAADNACAEKFLSQTGRLLFRRALTDEEIGAYVASAEEGATSLNNFYTGLATALEGMLISPDLLFVVENAEPDPDNPGQLRLDAYSLASRLSYFLWNASPDDKLLTAAESGELQTEEGRARAVDRMLASPRLEAGVRAFFDDMFAFDDFNTLSKDPLIYPAFTSVTADAAREQTLRTVVKHLIDDQKDYRDLYTTRSTFISPELAVLYEMPAPAGWTPYTFPDDSLRAGLLTQISFLTLHSHPGRSSPTLRGAALREVLLCQHVPPPPPNVDFSALSNPDSHYPTQRLRVEAHLETPSCAGCHRITDPMGLALENFNGEGRHQETENGVLIDASGNLDGVEFENVVGLAAALRDNPALPSCLVQRVYSYGSGGPAGAEENLLLTYFNEKFAAEGYRFPDLLRQIALSDAFSRVVAGWTPPPFEEEPDGGEQPDTSEQEILTMTRNTAH; encoded by the coding sequence GTGCATTCGCTTTTGAAAACGACGGTCCGCGGGACCGCAATTGGACTGCTGGCTGCGGTCACCCTTGTCGCGTGTTCAGGTCCGGGCGAACCCGAAGCGCCGGGTACCGAGCCACGCATGCGGCTGATTACGACGGCCCAGTACATTAACTCGCTAAAGTACGTATTTGGACCGAGCGTTCACACTCAGGGTGAGTTTTCACCTGCAGCGCGAACGGATGGTCTGCTGGCGAACGGTGCCGCAATTGCCGGCGTCAATACTTCACAGCTCGAGCAGTTTCAGCGTGCCGCTGCCAGTGCTGCGGCGCAGGTGGTGAACGAAGAGCATCGCGATTATCTGATCCCTTGCAAACCGGCAGCGGAAGATGCAGCCGACAACGCATGTGCAGAAAAATTCCTGTCGCAGACGGGACGACTGCTGTTCCGCCGGGCGTTGACGGATGAAGAAATCGGCGCGTACGTCGCCAGTGCTGAAGAGGGCGCCACCAGCTTAAACAACTTCTATACCGGTCTGGCAACCGCGCTGGAAGGCATGTTGATCAGTCCTGATTTGCTGTTCGTCGTCGAGAACGCTGAACCGGATCCGGACAACCCGGGCCAACTGCGGCTCGATGCTTATTCGCTTGCATCGCGCCTTAGCTATTTCCTTTGGAATGCCAGCCCGGATGACAAATTACTGACCGCCGCAGAAAGCGGCGAATTGCAGACGGAAGAAGGTCGTGCCCGCGCTGTCGACAGAATGTTGGCAAGCCCTCGATTGGAAGCCGGTGTGCGTGCATTTTTTGACGACATGTTCGCTTTCGACGACTTCAACACACTCTCGAAAGATCCATTGATCTATCCAGCCTTCACCAGTGTGACGGCGGATGCCGCGCGCGAGCAGACCTTGCGCACGGTGGTCAAGCACCTGATCGATGATCAGAAAGACTATCGAGATTTGTACACGACCAGATCGACCTTCATTTCGCCCGAACTGGCGGTGCTGTACGAGATGCCCGCACCAGCCGGCTGGACGCCTTACACGTTTCCGGACGATAGTTTGCGGGCCGGTTTGCTGACACAGATCAGCTTCCTTACTTTACATTCTCACCCGGGCCGCAGCTCTCCGACGCTGCGTGGTGCGGCATTGCGCGAAGTCCTGTTATGCCAGCACGTGCCGCCGCCACCACCGAATGTCGATTTCTCGGCGTTGTCGAACCCTGACTCGCACTACCCTACGCAGCGGCTGCGTGTCGAAGCGCATCTTGAGACGCCATCGTGTGCCGGTTGCCACCGCATCACGGATCCCATGGGCCTGGCGCTTGAAAACTTCAACGGTGAAGGTCGCCATCAGGAAACCGAGAACGGCGTACTGATTGATGCCAGCGGCAACCTGGATGGTGTGGAGTTCGAAAACGTTGTCGGCCTGGCTGCGGCATTGCGTGACAACCCGGCTTTGCCGAGTTGTTTGGTCCAGCGCGTTTACAGCTATGGTTCCGGTGGACCCGCCGGCGCCGAAGAAAACCTCCTGCTCACGTATTTCAACGAGAAATTCGCAGCGGAGGGCTACCGATTCCCGGATCTGCTGCGCCAAATCGCGTTAAGCGATGCCTTTTCGAGAGTGGTGGCCGGTTGGACGCCTCCGCCGTTCGAAGAAGAACCGGATGGCGGCGAGCAACCGGATACCAGCGAACAAGAGATTCTTACCATGACGCGGAATACCGCGCATTAG
- a CDS encoding DUF1552 domain-containing protein yields the protein MKKLSRRRVLRGMVNGSAVSIALPLLNCFLNENGTALASGAPMPVRFGTWGYGLGMTANVFVPKKTGPDYDLPEEIASWASVKQHINLFTNATAFPDDAPNPCHYTGWVIGRTGVAPMDGKTIPGETIDVTIANQIGRTTRFRSLTATANADVRTTYSFENSTTPNSPEWSPLQFYNRLFGPEFPDPNATTFNPDPQVRVRKSVLSGVMDQTRSLMRNVGAEDRQRLDQYFSGLRQLENQFAQRLEKPEPIAGCRPGEAPISDPPMDKTAESVALRHRMMTDLMVMALACDQTRVFNMAYSSAASAIIKPGYEKPHHTTTHEEPIDAQLGYQPNASWFTRRAMESWAEFVSAFTTVKEGDGTLLDNVLIYATTDHGYARMHSMDGMPVFTAGRAGGKVKTGIHVDLEGGAGTRVGYTALRLMGVDTPSWGTKSNRTSAEVGEILA from the coding sequence ATGAAGAAGTTGAGCAGGCGCCGTGTGTTACGTGGAATGGTGAATGGGAGTGCGGTATCGATTGCATTGCCGCTCCTGAATTGCTTTTTGAACGAGAACGGTACTGCTCTCGCTTCCGGCGCGCCGATGCCGGTCCGCTTCGGGACCTGGGGTTACGGCCTCGGAATGACGGCGAATGTCTTCGTTCCCAAGAAAACCGGCCCGGACTACGACCTGCCCGAAGAAATCGCTTCGTGGGCATCGGTGAAGCAGCACATCAATCTGTTCACGAATGCAACCGCATTCCCGGATGACGCGCCGAACCCGTGCCACTACACCGGCTGGGTGATTGGTCGAACCGGCGTGGCGCCAATGGACGGCAAGACCATCCCCGGCGAAACCATTGACGTGACTATTGCCAACCAGATTGGCCGTACGACGCGCTTCCGCTCACTAACAGCGACGGCCAACGCCGACGTCCGTACTACCTATAGTTTCGAAAACTCCACGACGCCCAATTCTCCGGAATGGTCGCCACTGCAGTTCTACAACCGCTTGTTCGGCCCGGAATTCCCGGACCCGAATGCCACGACTTTCAATCCCGATCCACAGGTCCGGGTTCGCAAGAGCGTACTGTCCGGGGTTATGGATCAGACCCGATCGCTGATGCGCAACGTGGGCGCGGAAGATCGTCAACGCCTCGACCAGTATTTTTCCGGTCTGCGACAACTGGAGAATCAGTTCGCTCAGCGGCTTGAAAAGCCTGAGCCAATCGCAGGTTGCCGACCAGGCGAAGCGCCGATCTCGGATCCACCGATGGACAAGACAGCGGAATCAGTCGCGCTGCGCCATCGTATGATGACTGATTTGATGGTCATGGCCTTGGCATGCGATCAGACTCGTGTCTTCAATATGGCTTACTCATCCGCCGCGTCGGCCATTATCAAGCCCGGCTATGAAAAGCCGCATCACACGACTACGCACGAAGAACCCATTGATGCGCAGCTGGGCTATCAGCCAAACGCATCCTGGTTCACACGTCGCGCGATGGAGAGCTGGGCCGAATTCGTGTCGGCCTTCACGACGGTCAAAGAAGGTGACGGCACGCTGCTGGATAACGTTCTTATCTACGCGACCACCGACCACGGTTATGCGCGGATGCACAGCATGGACGGCATGCCGGTATTCACCGCCGGACGCGCGGGCGGCAAAGTCAAAACCGGTATACACGTCGATCTGGAAGGCGGCGCAGGTACACGGGTTGGTTATACCGCATTGCGCCTGATGGGTGTGGATACGCCGTCGTGGGGCACCAAAAGTAACCGGACCTCAGCTGAAGTCGGCGAAATACTGGCCTGA
- a CDS encoding COG4315 family predicted lipoprotein, with protein sequence MSKKVTTASRGFASVSQKSALLAVILMAGTVTSVAAESDPTSLQAWDYWQSPASPEQEEYVASKMPAGFQVVVTELEGPVFADANGRTLYKWPLENLRNGSTGDRKDGKSECTDEVLTVTSGLMSPYPAGLVLPNIDQRPSCVEVWPPVIAAEGAEPVGDWTLVERSDGSMQWAYDGYPMYVSILDQKKGDTLGGTKIESGGDAPAVRVPVGPRSAHPPIFEVIPMATGRMLITEDRYSVYSWDGDEPNKSNCFDSCLDNWTPVMAPETAVGQGKWTVIERSPGVGQWAFRGKPLYTYNNDPRTISLIGSDVPGWNNVYTQRVMLPPEDFTVQSTRIGHVLADADGNTLYLYNCSDDAFDQLACDHPDTPQEYRLAICGNGDPEICRNTFPYVPAPTDASSESGLWSVMIINPNTGHRASEDEEGAMHVWAYRDRPVYTFTGDEVPGDANGDAYGEFNGYRNGFKAFWLRDDYMSNAYSR encoded by the coding sequence ATGAGTAAAAAGGTGACCACAGCCAGTCGCGGATTCGCATCCGTATCGCAAAAAAGCGCATTGCTCGCCGTGATCTTAATGGCCGGTACGGTGACCTCTGTTGCCGCCGAATCGGATCCGACCAGCCTGCAGGCCTGGGATTACTGGCAATCGCCTGCCAGCCCGGAGCAGGAAGAGTACGTTGCCTCCAAGATGCCGGCTGGCTTCCAGGTGGTCGTCACCGAACTTGAAGGCCCGGTGTTTGCCGACGCCAACGGTCGTACTTTGTACAAGTGGCCGTTGGAAAACCTGCGTAACGGCTCGACCGGCGATCGCAAGGACGGCAAGTCCGAGTGCACGGACGAAGTATTGACCGTCACCTCGGGCCTGATGAGCCCTTATCCGGCAGGCCTGGTGTTGCCGAATATCGATCAGCGTCCCAGCTGCGTTGAGGTGTGGCCGCCGGTGATTGCCGCCGAAGGCGCTGAGCCCGTTGGCGACTGGACACTGGTCGAACGTAGCGATGGCTCAATGCAGTGGGCTTATGACGGTTACCCAATGTACGTTTCGATCCTCGATCAGAAAAAAGGCGACACGCTGGGCGGGACGAAAATCGAGAGCGGCGGTGATGCACCCGCGGTTCGAGTGCCCGTCGGCCCACGTTCGGCACATCCGCCGATATTCGAAGTAATTCCAATGGCGACCGGAAGAATGCTTATCACCGAGGATCGGTATTCCGTTTACAGTTGGGACGGCGACGAGCCGAACAAGTCGAATTGCTTCGACAGTTGCCTCGACAACTGGACGCCCGTGATGGCACCGGAGACCGCGGTAGGGCAAGGCAAGTGGACCGTCATCGAACGTTCCCCCGGTGTGGGTCAGTGGGCCTTCCGGGGCAAGCCGCTTTATACCTATAACAATGATCCGCGTACCATCAGCCTGATTGGCAGCGACGTGCCGGGCTGGAACAACGTTTACACTCAGCGTGTGATGCTCCCGCCCGAAGACTTTACCGTTCAATCAACCCGCATAGGGCACGTACTGGCGGATGCAGACGGCAATACCCTTTATCTATACAACTGCTCAGATGACGCTTTCGACCAGCTGGCTTGCGATCATCCCGATACACCGCAGGAATACCGTTTGGCGATCTGCGGCAACGGCGACCCGGAGATCTGCCGGAACACCTTCCCTTACGTTCCGGCGCCAACGGACGCCTCAAGCGAAAGCGGACTCTGGAGCGTGATGATCATCAACCCGAACACCGGGCATCGTGCCAGCGAAGACGAGGAAGGGGCGATGCACGTCTGGGCGTATCGCGATCGACCCGTGTACACATTCACCGGCGACGAAGTGCCGGGCGATGCCAACGGTGATGCGTACGGTGAATTCAACGGCTACCGAAACGGCTTCAAAGCGTTTTGGTTGCGCGACGATTACATGTCCAACGCATATTCACGATAA